In Actinoplanes sp. NBC_00393, a single genomic region encodes these proteins:
- a CDS encoding ATP-binding protein: MSDALIDSLTAAVQARPDDLPLRLHLAELLVAAGRGAEAIGHAAQVLAREPGNTTAQQLMARALGPASTGGAPGAPGASGTAGAVDAPGVAGGPGAAGASGGPGAAGAAGGPGAAGASGGPGAAGASGGPGAAGASGTASFPTNPESPANPADQAAPSPGGVDWAALEQQFGDVVPPRFARADGEPDPVHGHADRTFDIERSTVTLADVGGMADVKKRLEVSFLGPLRNPKLRSLFGKSLRGGLLLYGPPGCGKTFLARAVAGEMGASFISLSITDVLNMWIGSSERNLHDLFESARGHAPCVLFLDEIDALGHKRSQLQSSMRTVVNQLLTELDGVDGGNDGVFVLAATNAPWDVDAALRRPGRLDRTVLVLPPDAPARAAILEYHLRDRPVAGIDLAAVAAATEHYSGADLAHLCETAAEYAMRDSIATGEIRMINQADMLAAAREIRPSTDAWFGTARNVAMFANESGEYDDLAAYLKKRKVR, from the coding sequence ATGAGCGACGCCTTGATCGACAGCCTCACCGCGGCGGTGCAGGCCCGCCCGGACGACCTGCCACTGCGGCTGCACCTGGCCGAACTGCTGGTCGCTGCCGGCCGCGGCGCCGAGGCGATCGGTCACGCCGCTCAGGTGCTCGCCCGCGAGCCGGGCAACACCACCGCGCAGCAGCTCATGGCCCGCGCCCTCGGCCCGGCGAGCACAGGCGGCGCGCCCGGCGCGCCCGGCGCCTCCGGCACAGCCGGCGCCGTCGATGCGCCCGGCGTTGCCGGCGGACCCGGCGCGGCTGGCGCGTCCGGCGGACCCGGCGCGGCTGGCGCTGCTGGCGGACCCGGCGCGGCTGGCGCGTCCGGCGGACCCGGCGCGGCTGGCGCGTCCGGCGGACCCGGCGCGGCTGGCGCGTCCGGCACTGCTTCTTTTCCGACAAATCCGGAAAGTCCGGCAAATCCGGCCGACCAGGCTGCACCCTCGCCCGGCGGGGTCGACTGGGCCGCCCTCGAGCAGCAGTTCGGCGACGTCGTCCCGCCGCGCTTCGCCCGGGCCGACGGGGAACCCGATCCCGTCCACGGCCACGCCGACCGAACCTTCGACATCGAGCGCTCCACCGTCACCCTGGCCGACGTCGGTGGCATGGCCGACGTCAAGAAGCGCCTCGAGGTCTCGTTCCTCGGCCCGCTGCGCAACCCGAAGCTGCGGTCGCTGTTCGGCAAGAGCCTGCGCGGCGGCCTGCTGCTCTACGGCCCGCCCGGCTGCGGCAAGACTTTCCTGGCCCGCGCGGTCGCCGGGGAGATGGGCGCGTCGTTCATCTCGCTGAGCATCACCGACGTGCTGAACATGTGGATCGGCAGTTCGGAACGCAACCTCCACGACCTGTTCGAGTCGGCCCGCGGCCACGCACCCTGTGTGCTGTTCCTGGACGAGATCGACGCCCTCGGGCACAAGCGGAGCCAGTTGCAGTCGTCCATGCGTACCGTGGTGAACCAGCTGCTCACCGAGCTCGACGGGGTGGACGGCGGCAACGACGGTGTGTTCGTCTTGGCCGCCACCAACGCCCCGTGGGACGTCGACGCCGCGCTGCGACGTCCGGGACGCTTGGACCGTACCGTGCTGGTTCTTCCTCCGGACGCGCCCGCGCGAGCGGCCATCCTGGAGTACCACCTGCGTGATCGCCCGGTCGCCGGCATCGACCTGGCCGCGGTCGCCGCCGCGACCGAGCACTACTCCGGCGCCGACCTGGCGCACCTGTGCGAGACCGCCGCCGAGTACGCGATGCGCGACTCGATCGCCACCGGCGAGATCCGCATGATCAACCAGGCCGACATGCTGGCCGCCGCCCGCGAAATCCGCCCGTCCACCGACGCCTGGTTCGGCACCGCCCGCAACGTGGCGATGTTCGCCAACGAGAGCGGCGAGTACGACGACCTGGCCGCCTACCTGAAGAAGCGCAAGGTGCGGTGA
- a CDS encoding acetyl-CoA C-acyltransferase translates to MRDAVIVDAVRTPVAKGKPTGAYAALHPVTLHAHVLRALTERVPGLDPADIDDVIGGTVSQVGEQAGNATRLAVLAAGFPEHVPGVTVDRQCGSSQQAISFAAQGVISGGYDIVIASGAESMSHVPIGSAAVVNGARADVGGPLLAERYPGGLIPQGVAAELIARKWGLSRTQLDEFALISHERAAAASFEGQLAPINSLVEDETIRPGGSLEVLAGLRPAFADPRWEQRFGAIDWKVTAGNSSPVNDGAAAVLITTSEIARQRGWRPRARIHTAVATGDDPILMLTGIIPATAKVLARAGLTVADIDAFEVNEAFSSVVLAWQAETGADPAKVNVDGGAIAIGHPLGASGARLATTLLGVLERTGGRYGLQTMCEAGGTANATVIERL, encoded by the coding sequence ATGCGGGACGCCGTCATCGTCGACGCGGTGCGCACACCGGTGGCCAAGGGGAAGCCCACCGGTGCCTACGCCGCCCTCCACCCCGTCACCCTGCACGCCCACGTGCTGCGCGCCCTCACCGAGCGGGTGCCCGGCCTCGACCCCGCCGACATCGACGACGTCATCGGCGGCACCGTCAGCCAGGTCGGCGAACAGGCCGGCAACGCCACCCGGCTCGCCGTGCTCGCCGCCGGGTTTCCCGAGCACGTCCCCGGCGTCACCGTCGACCGCCAGTGCGGCAGCAGTCAGCAGGCGATCAGCTTCGCCGCCCAGGGCGTGATCTCCGGCGGGTACGACATCGTCATCGCCTCCGGGGCCGAGTCGATGTCACACGTACCGATCGGCAGCGCCGCCGTGGTGAACGGCGCGCGAGCCGATGTGGGCGGCCCGCTCCTCGCCGAACGTTACCCCGGCGGCCTGATCCCGCAGGGCGTCGCCGCCGAACTGATCGCCCGGAAGTGGGGCCTGAGCCGCACCCAGCTGGACGAATTCGCCCTGATCAGCCACGAGCGGGCGGCCGCGGCGTCGTTCGAGGGGCAGCTCGCCCCGATCAACTCGCTGGTCGAGGACGAGACGATCCGTCCGGGCGGCAGCCTCGAGGTCCTCGCCGGACTGCGGCCCGCGTTCGCCGATCCGCGCTGGGAGCAGCGGTTCGGCGCCATCGACTGGAAGGTGACCGCCGGCAACTCCAGCCCGGTCAACGACGGAGCCGCGGCCGTACTGATCACCACCAGCGAGATCGCCCGGCAGCGCGGCTGGCGGCCGCGCGCCCGGATCCACACCGCGGTCGCCACCGGCGACGACCCGATCCTCATGCTGACCGGCATCATCCCGGCCACCGCGAAAGTCCTCGCGCGTGCCGGGCTCACCGTGGCCGACATCGACGCCTTCGAGGTCAACGAGGCGTTCAGCTCGGTCGTCCTGGCCTGGCAGGCGGAGACCGGCGCCGACCCGGCGAAGGTCAACGTGGACGGCGGCGCGATCGCCATCGGCCACCCGCTCGGCGCCAGCGGCGCCCGCCTGGCCACCACCCTGCTGGGCGTGCTGGAACGCACCGGCGGCCGGTACGGCCTGCAGACCATGTGCGAGGCCGGCGGCACCGCGAACGCCACCGTCATCGAACGTCTCTGA
- a CDS encoding BlaI/MecI/CopY family transcriptional regulator — protein sequence MAMGDLEREVMTKLWDAREPLTVRQVHELLSRDRDLAYTTVMTVLDRLAKKKLVTQQKADRAYRYAPAQTREEMTAGLMLDALSATPDRDAALAYFVGQLPPDALKAAIEAARNPER from the coding sequence ATGGCAATGGGCGACCTCGAGCGCGAGGTCATGACGAAGCTGTGGGACGCGCGCGAGCCGCTCACCGTCCGGCAGGTGCACGAGCTGCTCAGCCGTGACCGCGACCTGGCGTACACGACGGTGATGACCGTGCTGGACCGGCTCGCCAAGAAGAAGCTCGTGACCCAGCAGAAGGCGGACCGCGCTTATCGGTACGCGCCGGCGCAGACCCGCGAGGAGATGACCGCCGGGCTGATGCTCGACGCGCTCAGCGCCACCCCCGACCGCGACGCCGCCCTGGCGTACTTCGTCGGTCAGCTGCCCCCGGACGCTCTCAAGGCGGCTATCGAAGCGGCGCGCAACCCCGAGCGGTGA
- the cydC gene encoding thiol reductant ABC exporter subunit CydC: MGIGLLAVIGIGQAAATLTIAVALCWIVAGGFGAGGFGAGGFVADGFVAGGATAEPRMAAVGLLAGAFAVRAGLAWVEQVVARRTAARVTDELRRSLLAAMVRRGPAWVASFGAGRLTAVLGTGLDSLRPWFSGYLPALVLGVVLPPAVVVGLAVVDPASAVIALFTLPLIPLLGALIGWATQARAKQRWAADARLAGHFLDVVRGLATLKVFGRAERQTEVIADLTDRHRSATMRVLRVAFLSSTALDLVGTLSVGLIAVQAGLRVAAGSMDLAPALLAILLAPEAYRPLREMAARYHASTDATAVIADVDEILASDTTESTETRDIHGTGAEASGTGRGDSVRLALSPIAAGRWGVRVTGLRARYPGAAVDALRLDELGVRAGELVALRGRSGAGKTTALRVLAGLQSAEAGAVAVGRTFYLPQRPALPHARAVAEVFPPGATADEIRAALRTVGLDGEITAETALSEHGGGISSGQRQRLALAALLHRAGSGSAEPAGVRRGSGPVVTLLLDEPTAHLDAAAEQLVIERLQAFAGRGCAVLVVAHRPALLAAVDRIVDLQPPAGGPGPSRHNGRTGSPNDSEPADTHLSQGNAAGTGDQARSGNREPIRDRAAFGDAGPAAGSGSPAGVEVTAQRWGWLRRPVVAVVLGAAASLAGVLLTGAAAWLLVRASSLPPVLSLSAAVVLVRGSAVARPLLRYLERLVSHDVAFARLGGRRARVYAELIPRVPGRLAHRRGDLLTRLVDDVDAQVDGLLRGRLPALAATGTVTVAGLAVVLTAPVVVVPLVVGVLVAGVLAPAMAARQAARLDAATGVARARLRDAVVETVDGVEELGAGSGRLGVPEERSLSLAELEARGAREAGLAAAVAHLGWGAAAAGTALVLAGAGLPAEWSAVLLLGMIVLGETVVALPEAAIARRQATGAARRVAALTSEPLPSAGPQQTATASGRQPVEDTSRLKEGQAGWRPGSAPAGGGEAGVVAGCAVRVSGLVAGWDADRPPVLDGLELNLPAGSRTAVTGRSGSGKSTLAAVLGRLLAPRTGVVEIDGRDVREPAEDSRPVVLVGDETSHVFASTVRENLRLASPGASDAQLVAVLERVGLGSWLAGLPDGLDTWLGTGGSTVSGGQRRRLATARALLTEPGLLILDEPTEGIDEAGARELMADLLDASSGRTVLVLAHRAEGLDLVDRVLELRDVR, translated from the coding sequence GTGGGGATCGGGCTGCTCGCTGTCATCGGGATCGGGCAGGCCGCGGCGACGCTGACCATCGCGGTGGCGTTGTGCTGGATCGTTGCGGGTGGGTTCGGGGCGGGTGGGTTCGGCGCCGGCGGGTTTGTTGCGGATGGGTTCGTGGCGGGTGGCGCCACGGCGGAGCCTCGGATGGCGGCTGTGGGGCTGCTGGCGGGGGCGTTCGCGGTGCGGGCCGGGCTTGCGTGGGTGGAGCAGGTGGTGGCTCGGCGTACGGCGGCTCGGGTCACCGATGAACTGCGGCGGTCGCTGTTGGCGGCCATGGTGCGGCGCGGGCCGGCGTGGGTCGCGTCGTTCGGTGCGGGCCGCCTGACTGCGGTCCTCGGCACGGGGCTGGACTCGCTTCGGCCCTGGTTCTCCGGCTATCTTCCGGCCCTGGTGCTCGGCGTCGTTCTGCCGCCGGCGGTTGTCGTCGGGCTGGCCGTTGTGGACCCGGCGTCTGCGGTGATCGCGTTGTTCACCCTGCCGCTGATTCCGCTGCTCGGGGCGCTGATCGGCTGGGCCACGCAGGCGCGGGCCAAGCAGCGCTGGGCGGCCGATGCCCGGCTGGCCGGGCACTTCCTGGACGTGGTGCGCGGGCTGGCGACCCTCAAAGTCTTCGGCCGGGCCGAACGCCAGACCGAGGTGATCGCCGACCTGACCGACCGGCACCGCAGCGCGACCATGCGGGTGCTGCGGGTCGCGTTCCTGTCGTCTACCGCGCTGGACCTCGTCGGCACGCTGTCGGTCGGGCTGATCGCGGTTCAGGCCGGGCTGCGGGTGGCGGCCGGGTCGATGGACCTGGCTCCGGCGTTGCTGGCGATTCTGCTGGCTCCGGAGGCCTACCGGCCGTTGCGGGAGATGGCTGCCCGCTACCACGCCTCCACCGACGCCACCGCAGTGATCGCCGACGTGGACGAGATCCTCGCCAGCGATACCACGGAGAGCACAGAGACCCGGGACATCCACGGAACCGGCGCCGAGGCGAGCGGCACCGGCCGGGGGGACAGCGTGCGGCTGGCCCTCAGTCCGATCGCGGCCGGGCGTTGGGGAGTGCGGGTCACCGGGTTGCGTGCGCGCTACCCGGGTGCGGCGGTGGACGCGCTGCGACTTGACGAGCTGGGGGTGCGGGCGGGCGAGCTGGTCGCCCTGCGGGGGCGGTCCGGCGCGGGGAAGACCACGGCGCTCCGGGTTCTGGCGGGACTCCAGTCCGCTGAGGCCGGGGCGGTGGCGGTGGGGCGTACCTTCTATCTGCCGCAACGGCCGGCATTGCCGCATGCCCGGGCCGTCGCGGAGGTCTTTCCACCTGGGGCGACCGCGGACGAGATCCGGGCCGCGCTGCGCACGGTCGGTCTGGACGGTGAGATCACAGCGGAGACTGCACTCAGCGAGCACGGCGGTGGGATCTCCTCCGGCCAGCGTCAGCGGTTGGCGTTGGCGGCCCTGCTCCACCGGGCCGGATCCGGCAGTGCCGAGCCCGCCGGAGTCCGGCGCGGGTCCGGGCCGGTGGTCACGTTGCTGCTGGACGAGCCGACCGCGCACCTGGACGCCGCGGCGGAACAGTTGGTGATCGAGCGGCTGCAGGCTTTCGCCGGTCGCGGATGTGCGGTACTCGTGGTCGCGCATCGCCCGGCACTGCTCGCCGCGGTCGATCGCATCGTCGATCTCCAGCCGCCGGCCGGCGGGCCCGGCCCGTCCCGCCACAACGGCCGGACGGGCAGCCCGAACGACAGCGAACCTGCGGACACTCACCTCAGCCAGGGCAACGCCGCGGGGACGGGTGACCAGGCAAGATCCGGCAACCGCGAGCCGATCCGGGACCGGGCCGCATTTGGCGACGCGGGGCCGGCGGCGGGGAGCGGGAGCCCGGCCGGGGTTGAGGTCACGGCGCAGCGGTGGGGATGGCTTCGGCGGCCCGTTGTTGCGGTGGTGCTCGGGGCGGCGGCGTCGCTGGCTGGGGTGTTGTTGACCGGGGCGGCGGCGTGGCTGCTGGTTCGGGCGTCGTCGTTGCCGCCGGTGTTGTCGCTGTCGGCTGCCGTGGTGCTGGTTCGGGGTAGTGCGGTTGCCCGGCCGTTGCTGCGGTACCTGGAGCGGCTCGTCTCGCATGATGTGGCGTTCGCGCGGTTGGGCGGGCGGCGGGCGCGGGTCTATGCGGAGCTGATTCCGCGGGTTCCGGGGCGGCTGGCGCACCGGCGTGGGGACCTGCTGACCCGGCTCGTGGACGACGTGGATGCGCAGGTGGACGGGCTGTTGCGGGGACGACTGCCGGCGCTGGCTGCGACGGGGACGGTCACGGTGGCGGGGCTGGCGGTCGTCCTGACTGCGCCGGTCGTCGTGGTGCCGCTCGTGGTCGGGGTGCTGGTCGCGGGGGTGCTGGCGCCGGCGATGGCGGCTCGGCAGGCGGCTCGGCTGGACGCGGCTACCGGGGTGGCCCGGGCACGGCTGCGGGACGCGGTGGTGGAGACCGTGGACGGTGTCGAGGAGTTGGGGGCGGGTTCGGGGCGGTTGGGCGTACCGGAGGAGAGAAGCCTGAGTCTTGCCGAGCTGGAGGCGCGGGGTGCGCGGGAGGCCGGCCTGGCCGCGGCCGTCGCCCACCTGGGGTGGGGGGCCGCGGCGGCCGGGACCGCGCTGGTGCTCGCCGGGGCCGGGCTGCCTGCGGAGTGGAGTGCGGTTCTGCTGCTCGGCATGATCGTGCTGGGTGAGACGGTGGTGGCGCTGCCGGAGGCGGCGATCGCCCGGCGGCAGGCTACGGGCGCGGCCCGGCGGGTCGCCGCACTGACCTCCGAGCCACTGCCGTCGGCCGGGCCACAGCAGACAGCGACTGCGAGCGGGCGGCAGCCGGTGGAAGACACCAGCCGCCTGAAGGAAGGGCAGGCTGGGTGGCGGCCGGGATCGGCGCCGGCTGGCGGTGGGGAGGCAGGAGTGGTTGCGGGATGCGCGGTACGGGTGAGTGGGCTGGTGGCCGGGTGGGATGCGGACCGGCCGCCTGTGCTCGACGGGCTGGAGCTCAACCTGCCGGCCGGATCGCGGACCGCTGTCACCGGGCGATCCGGGTCCGGGAAGTCGACGCTCGCGGCCGTGCTCGGGCGGCTCCTCGCGCCGCGCACCGGAGTGGTGGAGATCGACGGGCGGGACGTGCGGGAGCCGGCGGAGGACAGCCGGCCCGTGGTGCTCGTCGGGGATGAGACGTCGCATGTGTTCGCGTCGACCGTACGGGAGAATCTGCGTCTCGCCTCGCCCGGCGCGAGCGATGCGCAGCTCGTTGCTGTGCTTGAGCGGGTCGGGCTCGGCAGTTGGCTGGCCGGGCTGCCGGACGGGCTGGACACCTGGCTGGGGACCGGCGGCAGCACCGTGAGCGGCGGGCAGCGGCGGCGGCTGGCGACCGCGCGGGCGCTGCTCACCGAACCCGGGCTGCTGATTCTCGACGAGCCGACCGAGGGCATCGACGAGGCGGGGGCGCGAGAACTGATGGCCGACCTGTTGGATGCGTCGTCCGGGCGTACCGTGCTGGTCCTCGCGCATCGCGCGGAAGGTCTTGATCTGGTGGATCGGGTGCTGGAGCTCAGAGACGTTCGATGA
- a CDS encoding M56 family metallopeptidase yields MTALLLGALGLALSLIAPGILAHVRWLDRAPVAGVLLWQALTLTAVLCALGVVLAAPEEVTRAAGARHPETVAALIFSLAVAATIVIRLLISLGRVSYRARARRARHRMLVDLLDRVERREEIKGGEVRVLDGPLPMAYCVPGRDPRVVLSDGVLQVLDPEQVDAVLAHERAHLRHKHELVMESFTAFYRAVPRPLRSRAPLDAVHLLLEMVADDAARRRTGPAPLRAALARLADAVPLAEEVAADPEGESRRRRLARLDGPDRSSTTLTVAATTAAVGLLVLPTVVLVVPWLGKALNTWPF; encoded by the coding sequence GTGACCGCCCTCCTGCTCGGCGCGCTCGGGCTCGCCCTCTCCCTGATCGCGCCGGGGATCCTGGCGCACGTCCGCTGGCTCGACCGTGCCCCGGTCGCCGGCGTCCTGCTCTGGCAGGCGCTCACGCTGACCGCGGTGCTCTGCGCCCTCGGCGTCGTCCTCGCCGCCCCGGAAGAGGTGACCCGCGCCGCCGGCGCCCGTCACCCGGAGACCGTGGCCGCGCTGATCTTCTCCCTCGCGGTGGCCGCGACCATCGTGATCCGTCTGCTGATCTCGCTCGGCCGGGTCAGCTACCGGGCCCGGGCCCGTCGCGCCCGGCACCGGATGCTTGTCGACTTGCTCGACCGGGTGGAGCGCCGGGAAGAGATCAAGGGCGGCGAGGTACGCGTACTCGACGGCCCCCTCCCGATGGCGTACTGCGTCCCCGGCCGGGACCCCCGCGTGGTCCTGAGCGACGGCGTCCTGCAGGTGCTCGACCCCGAACAGGTCGACGCGGTCCTCGCCCACGAGCGCGCCCACCTGCGGCACAAGCACGAGCTGGTGATGGAGTCGTTCACCGCGTTCTACCGGGCGGTGCCCCGGCCGCTGCGGAGCAGGGCGCCGCTGGACGCCGTACACCTGCTGTTGGAGATGGTGGCCGATGATGCCGCGCGGCGCCGCACCGGGCCGGCGCCGCTGCGGGCCGCGCTTGCTCGTCTCGCCGACGCCGTCCCCCTGGCGGAGGAGGTGGCCGCCGACCCGGAGGGTGAATCACGTCGCCGGCGCCTGGCCCGGCTGGACGGCCCGGACCGTAGCTCCACGACACTGACCGTCGCCGCGACCACCGCCGCGGTAGGCCTACTCGTGTTACCCACCGTAGTCCTGGTCGTCCCCTGGCTCGGCAAAGCCCTGAACACTTGGCCGTTCTGA
- a CDS encoding C40 family peptidase, protein MKRIVRGLICAVAAAGLVLTGSAVAHAEPTPSDIEKKIDTEWNKLEPVIEQYNDVHGKLKKLQKQQKQLEKTLAPLQAQVDAAMVEVRGLAVDAYMQGPPSALNAIMSGDPDGLTEKLTLLDQLAYNREQSIADVARLRDKYAADKAKVDQLASEIAVRDKDLASKKTTIEGEIEDLQQLRIDAYGTADVNDGPLRTGPCPVTYTNDKGGRAAQKACDLIGKPYVFGSNGPNSYDCSGLTQEAWGSVGVHLEHYTKDQWGSTSPVSRAELKPGDLVFYYSDLHHVALYIGGGKVVHAPHTGDHVRMASIDRGPIAGYRRPG, encoded by the coding sequence GTGAAACGGATTGTGCGCGGCCTGATCTGCGCCGTGGCCGCGGCTGGGCTCGTGCTCACCGGATCGGCCGTTGCCCACGCCGAGCCCACCCCCTCCGACATCGAGAAGAAGATCGATACGGAGTGGAACAAGCTCGAACCCGTCATCGAGCAGTACAACGACGTCCACGGCAAGCTGAAGAAGCTGCAGAAGCAGCAGAAACAGCTGGAGAAGACCCTGGCCCCGCTGCAGGCCCAGGTGGACGCCGCCATGGTCGAGGTCCGCGGCCTCGCGGTGGACGCCTACATGCAGGGGCCGCCGAGCGCGCTCAACGCGATCATGAGTGGCGACCCGGACGGCCTGACCGAGAAGCTCACCCTCCTCGACCAGCTGGCCTACAACCGGGAGCAGTCGATCGCCGACGTGGCGCGGCTGCGCGACAAGTACGCAGCCGACAAGGCGAAGGTGGACCAGCTCGCCTCCGAGATCGCCGTCCGTGACAAGGATCTGGCGTCGAAGAAGACGACGATCGAGGGCGAGATCGAGGACCTCCAGCAGCTGCGGATCGATGCGTACGGCACGGCGGACGTCAACGACGGCCCGCTGCGGACCGGTCCGTGCCCGGTGACGTACACCAACGACAAGGGTGGTCGCGCGGCCCAGAAGGCGTGCGACCTGATCGGCAAGCCCTACGTCTTCGGCTCCAACGGCCCGAACAGCTACGACTGCTCAGGCCTGACGCAGGAGGCCTGGGGTTCGGTCGGCGTCCACCTCGAGCACTACACGAAAGACCAGTGGGGATCCACCTCACCGGTCAGCCGTGCCGAGCTGAAGCCGGGTGACCTGGTCTTCTACTACTCGGACCTGCACCACGTCGCCCTCTACATCGGCGGCGGCAAGGTGGTGCACGCGCCGCACACGGGCGACCACGTGCGGATGGCGTCGATCGATCGCGGCCCGATCGCTGGCTATCGCCGACCGGGCTAG
- a CDS encoding cytochrome ubiquinol oxidase subunit I, producing MDVLDLTRLQFAVVTIYHYLFVPLSICLSAAAAGLQLTWMRTGKDKYLHLTKFVGKLLIVTFAVGVVTGLVQEFQFGLGWSAFARFYGDVFGPTLAIEGMLAFFLEATFLALWYFGWDRLPRRLHAATIVVVAVGTLLSAYIILAANSFMQNPVAYALDPETGRAHLTSFTELLTNEVVLAAFPHTIAGCAMAGGGLLMAIGIWRASADTAFRTLSRLGAWIMLVGGAAVAISGDHLGKVMTAVQPMKMAAAEALYETTTGAPFSLFAIGSLGHDRPFFSIEVPYLLSFLGTGSFDGTVQGIDDLQAAYVAQYGPGSYIPMIPVAFWTFRLMMGAGILAMILAAFHLWSTSSLRLTRLPRVLRPGQGTPRWLRRFVLIAPILPAAANTFGWIFTETARQPWLAFGISKVSDGISPGLTSAEVIASLAGFTLVYGLLAVAWCRLVVHLSREPLVPVEGPAPSSAEPAPAY from the coding sequence GTGGACGTGCTCGATCTGACCCGGCTGCAGTTCGCGGTCGTGACGATCTACCACTACCTGTTCGTACCGTTGTCGATCTGCCTGTCGGCGGCCGCCGCCGGCCTGCAGCTGACCTGGATGCGCACCGGCAAGGACAAGTACCTGCACCTCACCAAGTTCGTCGGCAAGCTGCTGATCGTCACGTTCGCCGTCGGCGTGGTCACCGGACTGGTCCAGGAGTTCCAGTTCGGGCTGGGGTGGAGCGCGTTCGCCCGGTTCTACGGTGACGTGTTCGGGCCGACGCTGGCCATCGAGGGCATGCTCGCGTTCTTCCTCGAGGCGACGTTCCTGGCGCTCTGGTACTTCGGGTGGGACCGGCTCCCCCGCCGGCTGCACGCGGCGACGATCGTGGTGGTCGCGGTGGGGACGCTGCTGTCGGCGTACATCATCCTGGCCGCCAACTCGTTCATGCAGAACCCGGTGGCGTACGCGCTGGACCCGGAGACCGGGCGGGCGCACCTGACCAGCTTCACCGAGCTGCTCACCAACGAGGTGGTGCTCGCGGCGTTCCCGCACACCATCGCCGGGTGCGCGATGGCCGGCGGCGGGCTGCTGATGGCGATCGGCATCTGGCGGGCCTCGGCGGACACCGCGTTCCGCACGCTTTCCCGGCTCGGCGCCTGGATCATGCTGGTCGGCGGGGCGGCGGTGGCGATCAGCGGCGACCACCTCGGCAAGGTGATGACCGCTGTGCAGCCGATGAAGATGGCGGCCGCCGAAGCGCTCTACGAGACCACCACCGGGGCGCCGTTCTCGCTGTTCGCGATCGGGTCGCTCGGGCACGACCGGCCGTTCTTCAGCATCGAGGTGCCCTATCTGCTGTCGTTCCTCGGCACCGGCTCGTTCGACGGGACCGTGCAGGGCATCGACGATCTGCAGGCGGCGTACGTGGCCCAGTACGGACCGGGCAGCTACATCCCGATGATCCCGGTGGCGTTCTGGACGTTCCGTCTGATGATGGGCGCCGGGATCCTGGCGATGATTCTCGCTGCCTTCCATCTGTGGTCCACCTCGTCGCTGCGGCTCACAAGGCTCCCCCGCGTTCTGCGGCCCGGCCAGGGCACTCCGCGCTGGCTGCGGCGCTTCGTCCTGATCGCGCCGATCCTGCCGGCGGCGGCCAACACCTTCGGCTGGATCTTCACCGAGACGGCGCGGCAACCCTGGCTGGCGTTCGGCATCTCCAAGGTGTCCGACGGCATCTCCCCCGGGCTCACCAGCGCCGAGGTGATCGCGTCGCTGGCCGGGTTCACGCTGGTCTACGGGCTGCTGGCGGTGGCGTGGTGCCGGCTCGTCGTGCACCTGTCCCGCGAACCGCTCGTCCCCGTGGAGGGGCCCGCCCCGTCCTCCGCCGAACCCGCCCCGGCCTACTAG
- the cydB gene encoding cytochrome d ubiquinol oxidase subunit II, translated as MITFWFAVLVLAWVLYFVLEGFDFGVGILGPVVGRSPHERGAVIRTIGPFWDGNEVWLVAAIGVTFAAFPDWYAALLSGLYLPMVLILLLLAVRGVALEFRGKHDSPGWQRRSDWLLSASSAGVVLLWGAVLGILVDGLALGANGEVTGTGLSRSLSPLISPAAGLGALAALLAAVMLGATFLALRTTGPVRRRARDLARHTGTGGAVTLLLIGIGTGNRLVLAAAALVFVAGLQARRSREAGAFAAVAAAVAGAVVAVFTAHGSVVLRSTLDPAWSLTRSGAAAGPEALQLITIAGVLILPGVLVYQAWSYWVFRRRVASERVAS; from the coding sequence ATGATCACCTTCTGGTTCGCGGTACTCGTCCTCGCCTGGGTGCTCTACTTCGTCCTCGAAGGCTTCGACTTCGGCGTCGGCATCCTCGGGCCCGTCGTCGGCCGGTCGCCGCACGAGCGGGGGGCGGTCATCCGTACGATCGGCCCGTTCTGGGACGGCAACGAAGTCTGGCTGGTCGCCGCCATCGGGGTCACCTTCGCCGCGTTCCCCGACTGGTACGCCGCCCTGCTCTCCGGCCTCTACCTGCCGATGGTCCTGATCCTGCTGCTGCTCGCGGTCCGCGGCGTCGCCCTGGAGTTCCGCGGCAAACACGACTCGCCCGGCTGGCAGCGCCGCAGCGACTGGCTGCTGTCGGCCAGCTCGGCCGGCGTCGTGCTGCTCTGGGGCGCGGTGCTCGGCATCCTCGTCGACGGCCTCGCCCTCGGCGCCAACGGCGAAGTCACCGGCACCGGCCTGTCCCGCAGCCTGTCCCCGCTGATCAGCCCCGCCGCCGGGCTGGGCGCGCTCGCCGCCCTGCTCGCGGCGGTCATGCTCGGCGCGACGTTCCTCGCGCTGCGCACCACCGGCCCGGTCCGCCGCCGGGCCCGCGACCTGGCCCGGCACACCGGCACCGGCGGGGCGGTCACCCTTCTGCTCATCGGCATCGGTACGGGCAACCGGCTCGTCCTCGCCGCCGCGGCCCTGGTCTTCGTGGCCGGTCTGCAGGCGCGACGGTCCCGCGAGGCCGGCGCTTTCGCGGCGGTGGCGGCCGCGGTGGCCGGGGCGGTGGTCGCGGTCTTCACAGCGCACGGCTCGGTGGTGCTGCGCAGCACCCTGGACCCGGCCTGGAGCCTGACCCGCTCAGGCGCGGCGGCCGGCCCGGAAGCCTTGCAGCTGATCACGATCGCCGGGGTTCTGATCCTGCCCGGCGTGCTCGTCTACCAGGCCTGGTCCTACTGGGTCTTCCGCCGCCGCGTAGCCAGCGAACGGGTCGCGTCGTGA